A region of Rhodamnia argentea isolate NSW1041297 chromosome 9, ASM2092103v1, whole genome shotgun sequence DNA encodes the following proteins:
- the LOC115736974 gene encoding ATPase 7, plasma membrane-type-like isoform X2 — protein MDKTTIALEAISKETVDLENIPVEEVFEKLKCKKEGLSSDEVQTRLEVFGYNKLEEKEESKLLKFLGFMWNPLSWVMEAAAIMAIAIAHGGDKGWDYPDFLGIIALLIINSTISFIEENNAGNAAAALMARLAPKAKVLRDGKWNEEDASVLVPGDIVSIKLGDIIPADARLLEGDPLKIDQSALTGESLPVTKYPGDGVYSGSTCKQGEIEAVVIATGVHTFFGKAAHLVENTTHVGHFQQVLTAIGNFCICSIAVGMFIEIVVIYGLQDRGFRDGVDNLLVLLIGGIPIAMPTVLSVTMAIGSHRLSQQGAITKRMTAIEEMAGMDVLCSDKTGTLTLNKLTVDKNLIEVFAKDVDQDMVVLMAARASRLENQDAIDTAIVSMLADPKEARAGITEVHFLPFNPTDKRTALTYIDKSGKMHRASKGAPEQILNLAWNKPEIEKRVHLIIAKFAERGLRSLAVARQEVPAGTKDNPGGPWEFVGLLPLFDPPRHDSAETIRRALDLGVSVKMITGDQLAIAKETGRRLGMGTNMYPSSSLLGENKEISFQVDELIEKADGFAGVFPEHKYEIVKRLQTKKHIVGMTGDGVNDAPALKIADIGIAVADSTDAARSASDIVLTEPGLSVIISAVLTSRAIFQRMKNYTIYAVSITIRIVLGFMLLNVFWKFSFPPFMVLIIAILNDGTIMTISKDRVKPSPVPDSWKLSEIFATGIVIGSYLAIMTVIFFWMAYETNFFANHFGVKNFNKHHFNMSDHNVSKALNRQLASALYLQVSTISQALIFVTRSRGWSMTERPGLLLVSAFIIAQLVATTLSAVATWEFAEISKIGWKWTGVIWLYNVVTYMLLDPIKFAVRYALSGRAWGLVYNKRVSEMIVKLSLGITGLGISLTSLH, from the exons ATGGATAAGACTACAATTGCACTCGAAGCTATCAGCAAGGAAACCGTTGATCTG GAGAACATCCCTGTGGAAGAAGTCTTTGAAAAGTTGAAGTGCAAGAAAGAAGGTCTTAGCTCTGATGAGGTTCAAACGCGGCTTGAGGTGTTTGGATATAACAAACTTGAAGAGAAAGAG GAAAGCAAGTTACTGAAGTTTTTGGGCTTTATGTGGAATCCTCTATCATGGGTCATGGAAGCTGCCGCAATTATGGCCATAGCAATTGCACATGGAGGG GATAAAGGTTGGGATTACCCTGATTTTCTGGGCATCATTGCTCTGCTCATAATCAACTCAACAATCAGCTTTATTGAAGAAAATAATGCTGGAAATGCTGCCGCAGCCCTTATGGCTCGCTTGGCTCCGAAAGCCAAG GTTTTAAGAGATGGAAAATGGAATGAAGAAGATGCCTCGGTGTTGGTTCCAGGAGACATTGTTAGTATCAAGCTTGGTGACATCATCCCTGCTGATGCTCGGTTGCTTGAAGGAGATCCTTTGAAGATTGATCAG TCCGCTCTCACGGGAGAGTCACTTCCGGTAACAAAATATCCTGGTGATGGAGTTTACTCCGGTTCAACCTGCAAACAAGGTGAGATTGAAGCGGTTGTTATAGCCACCGGAGTCCATACCTTCTTCGGCAAGGCAGCTCATCTTGTTGAAAACACGACACACGTTGGCCACTTTCAGCAG GTTCTAACAGCGATCGGAAACTTCTGCATTTGCTCAATCGCTGTGGGGATGTTCATTGAAATTGTCGTAATATATGGCCTTCAGGATAGAGGATTCCGTGATGGTGTCGATAACCTCCTTGTTCTACTTATCGGTGGGATCCCAATAGCTATGCCAACAGTTCTCTCAGTCACTATGGCCATCGGTTCTCATCGCCTATCTCAACAG GGTGCAATTACAAAGAGAATGACAGCCATTGAAGAAATGGCTGGGATGGATGTGCTTTGCAGTGACAAAACCGGCACTCTCACACTCAACAAACTTACAGTCGACAAGAATCTGATAGAG GTTTTTGCTAAAGATGTTGACCAGGATATGGTTGTGTTGATGGCTGCTAGAGCTTCAAGGCTGGAGAATCAAGATGCTATTGATACCGCGATTGTGTCAATGTTGGCCGATCCAAAGGAG GCAAGAGCCGGAATCACAGAAGTGCACTTTCTTCCGTTCAATCCAACTGATAAGAGGACAGCGCTTACATACATTGATAAGAGTGGTAAAATGCACCGGGCGAGCAAAGGTGCCCCAGAACAG ATTCTCAACCTGGCATGGAACAAACCAGAGATTGAGAAAAGGGTGCACTTAATAATCGCTAAATTTGCAGAACGCGGGCTTCGGTCCCTTGCTGTTGCTCGTCAG GAAGTCCCAGCCGGTACCAAAGACAATCCTGGGGGGCCCTGGGAATTTGTCGGCCTCCTCCCCCTCTTTGATCCGCCTCGCCATGACAGTGCTGAAACTATTAGACGAGCACTGGATCTTGGTGTTAGTGTTAAGATGATTACAG gTGACCAACTTGCAATTGCTAAGGAGACAGGAAGACGTCTCGGCATGGGCACAAATATGTATCCTTCTTCATCTTTGCTCGGTGAAAATAAGGAAATCTCATTTCAGGTTGATGAGCTCATCGAGAAAGCTGACGGTTTTGCTGGTGTATTTCCTG AGCACAAATATGAGATTGTGAAGCGACTCCAAACGAAGAAGCACATTGTTGGCATGACGGGCGATGGGGTCAATGATGCACCTGCACTGAAAATAGCAGATATAGGCATTGCTGTTGCTGATTCAACTGATGCTGCTCGCAGTGCTTCTGATATTGTTCTCACAGAGCCTGGACTCAGTGTCATCATTAGTGCAGTCTTAACTAGTCGTGCAATCTTTCAGCGGATGAAGAATTACACG ATATATGCAGTGTCTATTACTATCCGTATTGTC CTTGGATTTATGTTACTCAATGTGTTCTGGAAGTTCAGTTTCCCACCTTTCATGGTTCTCATCATTGCCATCCTCAACGATG GTACGATAATGACCATATCCAAAGACAGAGTCAAGCCATCACCGGTTCCAGATAGCTGGAAGCTGAGTGAAATTTTCGCTACTGGTATTGTCATAGGCAGTTATCTTGCCATCATGACTGTAATATTCTTCTGGATGGCCTATGAAACTAACTTCTTTGCG AACCATTTTGGTGTGAAGAACTTCAACAAGCACCACTTCAATATGTCCGACCATAATGTGTCCAAGGCACTGAACCGACAGCTAGCATCTGCCCTATATCTCCAAGTCAGCACCATCAGCCAAGCTCTCATTTTTGTGACTCGCTCCAGGGGATGGTCTATGACAGAAAGACCCggtcttcttcttgtttctgcATTTATCATAGCTCAACTG GTAGCAACTACTCTCTCTGCTGTAGCAACATGGGAATTTGCCGAAATCAGTAAGATCGGGTGGAAGTGGACTGGTGTCATCTGGCTATACAACGTTGTAACCTACATGCTGCTCGATCCAATCAAATTCGCTGTTCGGTATGCATTAAGTGGAAGAGCATGGGGTTTGGTATACAACAAAAGGGTGAGTGAAATGATCGTTAAACTCTCTTTAGGAATCACTGGATTAGGCATTAGTTTAACTTCGCTCCATTAG
- the LOC115736974 gene encoding ATPase 7, plasma membrane-type-like isoform X1, translating to MDKTTIALEAISKETVDLENIPVEEVFEKLKCKKEGLSSDEVQTRLEVFGYNKLEEKEESKLLKFLGFMWNPLSWVMEAAAIMAIAIAHGGDKGWDYPDFLGIIALLIINSTISFIEENNAGNAAAALMARLAPKAKVLRDGKWNEEDASVLVPGDIVSIKLGDIIPADARLLEGDPLKIDQSALTGESLPVTKYPGDGVYSGSTCKQGEIEAVVIATGVHTFFGKAAHLVENTTHVGHFQQVLTAIGNFCICSIAVGMFIEIVVIYGLQDRGFRDGVDNLLVLLIGGIPIAMPTVLSVTMAIGSHRLSQQGAITKRMTAIEEMAGMDVLCSDKTGTLTLNKLTVDKNLIEVFAKDVDQDMVVLMAARASRLENQDAIDTAIVSMLADPKEARAGITEVHFLPFNPTDKRTALTYIDKSGKMHRASKGAPEQILNLAWNKPEIEKRVHLIIAKFAERGLRSLAVARQEVPAGTKDNPGGPWEFVGLLPLFDPPRHDSAETIRRALDLGVSVKMITGDQLAIAKETGRRLGMGTNMYPSSSLLGENKEISFQVDELIEKADGFAGVFPEHKYEIVKRLQTKKHIVGMTGDGVNDAPALKIADIGIAVADSTDAARSASDIVLTEPGLSVIISAVLTSRAIFQRMKNYTIYAVSITIRIVLGFMLLNVFWKFSFPPFMVLIIAILNDGTIMTISKDRVKPSPVPDSWKLSEIFATGIVIGSYLAIMTVIFFWMAYETNFFANHFGVKNFNKHHFNMSDHNVSKALNRQLASALYLQVSTISQALIFVTRSRGWSMTERPGLLLVSAFIIAQLVATTLSAVATWEFAEISKIGWKWTGVIWLYNVVTYMLLDPIKFAVRYALSGRAWGLVYNKRTALTAQKDFGKEAREAAWAAEQRTRHGLSSMETKVMFEKHIFGDIGVMAEEARRRAEIARLREIHTLKGKVESFAKLRGLDIDVNPHYTL from the exons ATGGATAAGACTACAATTGCACTCGAAGCTATCAGCAAGGAAACCGTTGATCTG GAGAACATCCCTGTGGAAGAAGTCTTTGAAAAGTTGAAGTGCAAGAAAGAAGGTCTTAGCTCTGATGAGGTTCAAACGCGGCTTGAGGTGTTTGGATATAACAAACTTGAAGAGAAAGAG GAAAGCAAGTTACTGAAGTTTTTGGGCTTTATGTGGAATCCTCTATCATGGGTCATGGAAGCTGCCGCAATTATGGCCATAGCAATTGCACATGGAGGG GATAAAGGTTGGGATTACCCTGATTTTCTGGGCATCATTGCTCTGCTCATAATCAACTCAACAATCAGCTTTATTGAAGAAAATAATGCTGGAAATGCTGCCGCAGCCCTTATGGCTCGCTTGGCTCCGAAAGCCAAG GTTTTAAGAGATGGAAAATGGAATGAAGAAGATGCCTCGGTGTTGGTTCCAGGAGACATTGTTAGTATCAAGCTTGGTGACATCATCCCTGCTGATGCTCGGTTGCTTGAAGGAGATCCTTTGAAGATTGATCAG TCCGCTCTCACGGGAGAGTCACTTCCGGTAACAAAATATCCTGGTGATGGAGTTTACTCCGGTTCAACCTGCAAACAAGGTGAGATTGAAGCGGTTGTTATAGCCACCGGAGTCCATACCTTCTTCGGCAAGGCAGCTCATCTTGTTGAAAACACGACACACGTTGGCCACTTTCAGCAG GTTCTAACAGCGATCGGAAACTTCTGCATTTGCTCAATCGCTGTGGGGATGTTCATTGAAATTGTCGTAATATATGGCCTTCAGGATAGAGGATTCCGTGATGGTGTCGATAACCTCCTTGTTCTACTTATCGGTGGGATCCCAATAGCTATGCCAACAGTTCTCTCAGTCACTATGGCCATCGGTTCTCATCGCCTATCTCAACAG GGTGCAATTACAAAGAGAATGACAGCCATTGAAGAAATGGCTGGGATGGATGTGCTTTGCAGTGACAAAACCGGCACTCTCACACTCAACAAACTTACAGTCGACAAGAATCTGATAGAG GTTTTTGCTAAAGATGTTGACCAGGATATGGTTGTGTTGATGGCTGCTAGAGCTTCAAGGCTGGAGAATCAAGATGCTATTGATACCGCGATTGTGTCAATGTTGGCCGATCCAAAGGAG GCAAGAGCCGGAATCACAGAAGTGCACTTTCTTCCGTTCAATCCAACTGATAAGAGGACAGCGCTTACATACATTGATAAGAGTGGTAAAATGCACCGGGCGAGCAAAGGTGCCCCAGAACAG ATTCTCAACCTGGCATGGAACAAACCAGAGATTGAGAAAAGGGTGCACTTAATAATCGCTAAATTTGCAGAACGCGGGCTTCGGTCCCTTGCTGTTGCTCGTCAG GAAGTCCCAGCCGGTACCAAAGACAATCCTGGGGGGCCCTGGGAATTTGTCGGCCTCCTCCCCCTCTTTGATCCGCCTCGCCATGACAGTGCTGAAACTATTAGACGAGCACTGGATCTTGGTGTTAGTGTTAAGATGATTACAG gTGACCAACTTGCAATTGCTAAGGAGACAGGAAGACGTCTCGGCATGGGCACAAATATGTATCCTTCTTCATCTTTGCTCGGTGAAAATAAGGAAATCTCATTTCAGGTTGATGAGCTCATCGAGAAAGCTGACGGTTTTGCTGGTGTATTTCCTG AGCACAAATATGAGATTGTGAAGCGACTCCAAACGAAGAAGCACATTGTTGGCATGACGGGCGATGGGGTCAATGATGCACCTGCACTGAAAATAGCAGATATAGGCATTGCTGTTGCTGATTCAACTGATGCTGCTCGCAGTGCTTCTGATATTGTTCTCACAGAGCCTGGACTCAGTGTCATCATTAGTGCAGTCTTAACTAGTCGTGCAATCTTTCAGCGGATGAAGAATTACACG ATATATGCAGTGTCTATTACTATCCGTATTGTC CTTGGATTTATGTTACTCAATGTGTTCTGGAAGTTCAGTTTCCCACCTTTCATGGTTCTCATCATTGCCATCCTCAACGATG GTACGATAATGACCATATCCAAAGACAGAGTCAAGCCATCACCGGTTCCAGATAGCTGGAAGCTGAGTGAAATTTTCGCTACTGGTATTGTCATAGGCAGTTATCTTGCCATCATGACTGTAATATTCTTCTGGATGGCCTATGAAACTAACTTCTTTGCG AACCATTTTGGTGTGAAGAACTTCAACAAGCACCACTTCAATATGTCCGACCATAATGTGTCCAAGGCACTGAACCGACAGCTAGCATCTGCCCTATATCTCCAAGTCAGCACCATCAGCCAAGCTCTCATTTTTGTGACTCGCTCCAGGGGATGGTCTATGACAGAAAGACCCggtcttcttcttgtttctgcATTTATCATAGCTCAACTG GTAGCAACTACTCTCTCTGCTGTAGCAACATGGGAATTTGCCGAAATCAGTAAGATCGGGTGGAAGTGGACTGGTGTCATCTGGCTATACAACGTTGTAACCTACATGCTGCTCGATCCAATCAAATTCGCTGTTCGGTATGCATTAAGTGGAAGAGCATGGGGTTTGGTATACAACAAAAGG ACAGCGCTGACCGCACAAAAGGACTTCGGTAAAGAAGCACGTGAGGCTGCCTGGGCTGCCGAGCAGCGCACAAGGCATGGCCTCTCGTCCATGGAGACTAAAGTGATGTTCGAGAAGCACATATTTGGGGACATTGGTGTCATGGCCGAAGAAGCCAGGAGACGCGCGGAAATTGCAAG GCTAAGGGAAATTCACACTCTGAAGGGCAAGGTGGAGTCATTTGCAAAACTGAGGGGTCTAGACATTGATGTCAATCCTCACTACACTCTCTGA